The following are from one region of the Stigmatella ashevillena genome:
- a CDS encoding glycoside hydrolase family 1 protein: MSADEKTFPRDFTFGVATSAYQVEGGIENDWAAWEREGRLKEPHMRCGRAVDHWNRYEEDYGLALDAGASAFRISLEWARIEPERGRFDGAALEAYRERLLRMKARGLRPVVTLHHFTHPTWFHRETPWHLPASVDAFRAYVRACAPVLKGLDALLISLNEPMVVLLGGYLQGLLPPGIADGPQTMAALENMVRAHVAAREELQAVLGRVELGISQNMLCFAPDRAWHPLDRALVRLGAHAYNHAFHEALVTGKLRVTMPGLASTRADIPQARGSCEFIGVNYYSRAHLRFLPRHPFIAFKFRDRLGRGLTDIGWEDYPEGFGEILRETKRYGLPVWVTENGIDDRAGLRRPHYIHRHLEQVLAARAQGVDVRGYLYWSLLDNFEWLEGWGPRFGLYHVDFDTLERRPTPACAYFRAVAQGRRLIPPEALETQPSAAR; encoded by the coding sequence ATGAGTGCCGACGAGAAGACGTTTCCCAGGGACTTCACCTTCGGGGTGGCCACCTCCGCCTATCAGGTGGAAGGCGGCATCGAGAACGACTGGGCCGCGTGGGAGCGCGAGGGCCGACTGAAGGAGCCGCACATGCGCTGCGGCCGCGCGGTGGATCACTGGAACCGTTACGAGGAGGACTATGGGCTGGCCCTGGATGCCGGGGCCTCCGCCTTCCGCATCTCCTTGGAGTGGGCGCGGATCGAACCTGAGCGGGGGCGCTTCGATGGGGCGGCGCTCGAGGCGTACCGGGAGCGGCTCTTGCGGATGAAGGCCCGGGGGCTGCGGCCCGTGGTGACGCTCCACCACTTCACCCACCCCACGTGGTTCCACCGCGAGACGCCCTGGCACCTGCCCGCCAGCGTGGACGCCTTCCGTGCCTACGTCCGCGCGTGCGCCCCTGTGTTGAAGGGGTTGGATGCGCTCCTCATCAGCCTGAACGAGCCCATGGTGGTGCTGCTGGGCGGCTACCTCCAGGGGCTCTTGCCCCCGGGCATCGCGGATGGGCCCCAGACGATGGCGGCCCTGGAGAACATGGTGCGGGCGCACGTGGCCGCGCGCGAGGAGCTCCAGGCGGTGCTCGGCCGGGTGGAGCTGGGCATCTCCCAGAACATGCTCTGCTTCGCGCCGGACCGGGCATGGCATCCGCTGGACCGCGCCCTCGTCCGGCTGGGCGCCCACGCCTACAACCACGCCTTCCATGAGGCCCTCGTCACTGGAAAGCTCCGGGTGACGATGCCGGGGCTGGCCTCCACCCGGGCCGACATTCCCCAGGCCCGGGGCTCGTGCGAGTTCATCGGCGTCAACTACTACTCCCGCGCCCACCTGCGCTTCCTGCCACGTCACCCCTTCATCGCGTTCAAGTTCCGGGACCGGCTCGGCCGGGGCCTCACGGACATTGGCTGGGAGGACTATCCCGAGGGCTTCGGGGAGATCCTGCGCGAGACGAAGCGCTACGGGCTGCCCGTGTGGGTGACGGAGAACGGCATCGATGACCGGGCAGGCCTGCGGCGCCCCCACTACATTCATCGCCACCTGGAGCAGGTGCTCGCCGCCCGGGCCCAAGGTGTGGACGTGCGCGGCTACCTCTATTGGAGCCTGCTGGACAACTTCGAGTGGCTGGAGGGCTGGGGGCCCCGCTTCGGCCTGTACCACGTGGACTTCGACACCCTGGAGCGCCGTCCCACCCCGGCCTGCGCGTACTTCCGCGCCGTGGCCCAGGGGCGGCGGCTGATTCCCCCGGAGGCCCTGGAGACTCAGCCCAGCGCGGCCCGGTAA
- the dusB gene encoding tRNA dihydrouridine synthase DusB, which translates to MLQIGPYSLPNPYILAPMAGVSERPFRVIAFKWGAALCPTELVSAQGLMRANQRTLKYLRFSPEVERPYSLQIFGGEPEAMAQAAGVGKEYGAQIIDINMGCPVKKVTKNGAGSALMCEPVRAARIVQAIAEATGLPVTCKIRSGWDAHHRNYLQMAGELFSAGCAALAIHPRTRDQGYSGQADWSVIADLKRHFPDRTIIGNGDVKTPADARRMRETTGCDFVMIGRGALGNPWIFRELAGGPPPTPEERCEGVLEHFRAHVEFVGEPLGAVRSFRRHMAWYAHGLHGAAAFRAEVNTLETPASVEDAVVRFFASAPVDPQAPNEEQEVDYRAALG; encoded by the coding sequence ATGTTGCAGATCGGTCCTTATTCCCTGCCCAATCCGTACATCCTGGCCCCCATGGCGGGGGTGAGCGAGCGGCCCTTCCGGGTCATCGCCTTCAAGTGGGGGGCGGCCCTGTGCCCCACCGAGCTGGTGAGCGCCCAGGGGCTCATGCGCGCCAACCAGCGCACGCTCAAGTACCTGCGCTTCTCGCCCGAGGTAGAGCGGCCCTACTCGCTCCAGATTTTCGGGGGCGAGCCGGAGGCCATGGCCCAGGCCGCCGGGGTGGGCAAGGAGTACGGGGCGCAGATCATCGACATCAACATGGGCTGTCCGGTGAAGAAGGTGACGAAGAACGGGGCGGGCAGCGCCCTCATGTGCGAGCCCGTGCGCGCCGCGCGCATCGTCCAGGCCATCGCCGAGGCGACCGGCCTGCCCGTCACCTGTAAAATCCGCTCGGGCTGGGACGCGCACCACCGCAACTACCTCCAGATGGCCGGCGAGCTGTTCTCGGCCGGCTGCGCCGCGCTCGCCATCCACCCGCGCACCCGGGACCAGGGCTACTCGGGCCAAGCCGACTGGAGCGTCATCGCGGACCTCAAGCGCCACTTCCCGGACCGGACCATCATCGGCAACGGGGACGTGAAGACGCCCGCGGACGCGCGCCGCATGCGGGAGACCACCGGATGTGACTTCGTGATGATTGGCCGGGGGGCGCTGGGCAACCCGTGGATCTTCCGGGAGCTGGCCGGAGGCCCTCCCCCCACCCCCGAGGAGCGCTGCGAGGGGGTGCTGGAGCACTTCCGGGCCCATGTGGAGTTCGTGGGCGAGCCACTGGGCGCGGTGCGTTCCTTCCGCCGGCACATGGCCTGGTATGCGCACGGGCTGCACGGCGCCGCCGCCTTTCGTGCGGAGGTGAACACGCTGGAGACGCCCGCGAGCGTGGAGGACGCCGTGGTCCGCTTCTTCGCGTCGGCCCCCGTGGATCCCCAGGCCCCCAATGAGGAGCAGGAAGTCGATTACCGGGCCGCGCTGGGCTGA
- a CDS encoding site-2 protease family protein: protein MFRFRLGSIPVEVHSFHLLASAVFGWSFASYASQVGPPWLAEYVLEEGHPRYGAAIAAYVLSWMFIVFVSVVVHELGHAVFFRAFGYQPNIVLVWLGGETYPNASSPIPWHKSVLSTLAGPLFGLLLGGVCWAGASVVGGHSVALDFFLFWFLRANLFWAALNLLPVPPLDGGHVTTTLASRFFGRAGFIAAQGLALLIAVAMVAWGLRTGSLLLPVFFAMWGFQCIRAIRDAFQAGRMGEAQRPLAEALRQAQLALSRGALDEARAHAAPVLEGGEALTPQLASHAHHLLGWVAVKEGQGRIALDHFAQVQGQPVETHALAAAFSLVGDETRALPLWEMAWRDSGDRTVMHEYGGCLLRAGKREAALKLPGVDLAAAFSCAERVLFIRGAYSEAAAMGESALTYVPNPQIAYDAACAFAKAQNVTDAVRLLHRAKELGYRDADYAASDEDLAPLHGHPGFEAWLTELRQSAAS, encoded by the coding sequence ATGTTCCGTTTCCGCCTCGGGAGCATTCCCGTCGAGGTCCACTCCTTCCACCTGCTCGCCTCGGCCGTATTCGGGTGGAGCTTCGCTTCCTACGCCTCCCAGGTCGGCCCGCCCTGGCTGGCCGAGTACGTCCTGGAGGAAGGGCACCCCCGGTATGGGGCCGCCATCGCGGCCTATGTGCTGTCCTGGATGTTCATCGTCTTCGTGTCGGTGGTCGTCCACGAGTTGGGCCACGCGGTGTTCTTCCGGGCGTTCGGCTACCAGCCGAACATCGTCCTCGTCTGGCTCGGCGGCGAGACGTACCCCAACGCCTCCAGCCCCATCCCCTGGCACAAGAGCGTCCTGAGCACCCTGGCCGGTCCCCTGTTCGGCCTGCTGCTGGGAGGCGTGTGCTGGGCCGGGGCCAGCGTGGTGGGGGGCCACTCGGTGGCGCTCGACTTCTTCCTCTTCTGGTTCCTCCGGGCCAACCTCTTCTGGGCCGCGCTCAACCTGCTGCCCGTCCCCCCCTTAGATGGAGGCCACGTCACCACCACGCTGGCCTCCCGCTTCTTTGGCCGGGCCGGCTTCATCGCCGCCCAGGGCCTGGCGCTCCTCATCGCCGTGGCCATGGTGGCCTGGGGGCTCCGGACCGGCTCCCTGCTCCTGCCCGTCTTCTTCGCCATGTGGGGATTCCAATGCATCCGGGCCATTCGGGATGCCTTCCAGGCGGGGCGCATGGGCGAGGCCCAGCGTCCCCTGGCCGAGGCCCTGCGTCAGGCGCAGCTGGCGCTCTCGCGGGGAGCGCTCGACGAGGCCCGCGCCCACGCCGCCCCGGTGCTGGAGGGAGGCGAGGCCCTCACCCCCCAGTTGGCCAGCCACGCCCACCACTTGTTGGGGTGGGTGGCCGTCAAGGAAGGCCAGGGCCGGATCGCGCTGGACCACTTCGCCCAGGTGCAAGGCCAGCCGGTGGAGACCCATGCGCTGGCCGCGGCCTTCTCCCTGGTGGGCGACGAGACCCGGGCCCTGCCCCTGTGGGAGATGGCCTGGCGCGACTCGGGGGACCGCACGGTGATGCACGAGTATGGCGGCTGCCTCTTGCGCGCGGGCAAGCGGGAGGCGGCCCTCAAGCTGCCGGGGGTGGACCTCGCGGCTGCCTTCTCGTGCGCGGAGCGGGTGCTCTTCATTCGAGGCGCGTATTCCGAGGCGGCGGCCATGGGCGAGTCGGCCCTTACCTACGTCCCCAATCCCCAGATCGCCTATGACGCGGCGTGTGCCTTCGCCAAGGCCCAGAACGTGACAGACGCGGTGCGTCTGCTGCACCGCGCCAAGGAGTTGGGCTACCGGGACGCGGACTATGCCGCCTCGGATGAGGACCTGGCCCCCCTCCACGGGCACCCAGGGTTCGAGGCGTGGCTGACGGAGCTGCGGCAATCTGCGGCGTCCTGA
- a CDS encoding acyl-CoA desaturase, with translation MQTDTPALATDDKINWLASIPFLGIHAMCLFVLSVGAKPVDVLVCLALYVIRMWGVTAGYHRYFSHRAYKTNRVFQFILALVATSSAQKGVLWWAANHRHHHRESDTEQDIHSPLHKGFWWSHMGWIMCPKYEQTRFEAIKDFARFPELRFLNRFHLLPPIALAVALFFIGGFSMLVWGFFVSTTLLYHGTFTINSLSHIFGNRRYRTTDTSKNNWLLALITLGEGWHNNHHYYQNTANQGWFWWEVDISYYSLKVLSWLRVVSDLRTPSDQVKYSYKKYTPEMKAELKASTDFWGAVASRKKAAEDKMREALVAAADHLPTSAPAPQALLKRQ, from the coding sequence TTGCAAACCGACACCCCCGCCCTGGCCACTGACGACAAGATCAACTGGCTGGCCTCCATCCCCTTCCTGGGCATCCATGCGATGTGCCTCTTCGTCCTCTCTGTGGGGGCGAAGCCCGTGGACGTGCTGGTGTGCCTGGCCCTCTATGTGATTCGCATGTGGGGAGTCACCGCGGGCTACCACCGCTACTTCAGCCACCGGGCCTACAAGACGAACCGCGTCTTCCAGTTCATCCTCGCCCTGGTGGCGACCTCGTCCGCCCAGAAGGGCGTGCTGTGGTGGGCCGCCAACCACCGGCACCACCACCGGGAGTCGGACACGGAGCAGGACATCCACTCGCCGCTCCACAAGGGGTTCTGGTGGAGCCACATGGGCTGGATCATGTGCCCGAAGTACGAGCAGACGCGCTTCGAGGCCATCAAGGACTTCGCGCGCTTCCCGGAGCTGCGCTTCCTCAACCGCTTCCACCTGCTGCCGCCCATCGCGCTGGCCGTGGCGCTGTTCTTCATCGGCGGCTTCTCGATGCTCGTCTGGGGCTTCTTCGTGAGCACCACGCTGCTGTACCACGGCACCTTCACCATCAACTCGCTCAGCCACATCTTCGGCAACCGCCGCTACCGCACCACGGACACCAGCAAGAACAACTGGCTCCTGGCGCTCATCACCCTGGGTGAGGGGTGGCACAACAACCACCACTACTACCAGAACACCGCCAACCAGGGCTGGTTCTGGTGGGAAGTCGACATCAGCTACTACTCGCTGAAGGTGCTCTCCTGGCTGCGGGTGGTGAGCGATCTGCGCACGCCCTCGGACCAAGTGAAGTACTCCTACAAGAAGTACACCCCCGAGATGAAGGCGGAGCTGAAGGCCTCCACGGACTTCTGGGGCGCCGTGGCGTCCCGGAAGAAGGCGGCGGAGGACAAGATGCGCGAGGCCCTGGTGGCCGCGGCGGACCACCTGCCGACCTCCGCGCCCGCGCCGCAAGCCCTGCTCAAGCGGCAGTAG
- a CDS encoding peroxiredoxin, translating into MLKPGDTAPDFTVRDHTGRTHTLSDYRGKTVVLWFYPKADTPGCTAEGCGFRDHKAGYQQKNAEILGISFDTPEENKAFSEKFGFNFPLLCDTDRKVGLAYGACDDAQAPNARRVGVIIGPDGKVKEYSPKVDARSFPQQALAGL; encoded by the coding sequence ATGCTCAAGCCTGGAGACACGGCGCCGGACTTCACGGTCCGGGACCACACCGGCCGGACGCACACCCTGTCCGACTACCGAGGGAAGACGGTGGTGCTCTGGTTCTACCCGAAGGCGGACACCCCCGGCTGCACGGCCGAGGGCTGCGGCTTCCGCGACCACAAGGCGGGCTACCAGCAGAAGAACGCGGAGATTCTCGGCATCAGCTTCGACACGCCCGAGGAGAACAAGGCGTTCTCGGAGAAGTTCGGGTTCAACTTCCCGCTGCTGTGCGACACCGACCGCAAGGTGGGGCTGGCCTACGGGGCCTGTGACGACGCCCAGGCGCCGAATGCCCGCCGCGTGGGGGTCATCATCGGCCCGGATGGCAAGGTGAAGGAGTACTCGCCGAAGGTGGATGCCCGGAGTTTCCCGCAGCAGGCGCTCGCGGGGCTCTGA
- a CDS encoding RNA polymerase sigma factor → METPSDKGLKPLSEAARRMLVSQYPRFRSFLLRRTGSESVAEEVLQGTLVRVLERGAPELEGTRRMAWFYRVLRNALADHFRHQRVNARALAREAQEAAGEVLQPALKPSPCQCLHRQLGALKPEYAEAVRKVDLEEQSLTEAAQSAGITVNNAAVRLHRARQALKKQLEKTCGACAAQGCLECDCARTAAALVYERREGP, encoded by the coding sequence ATGGAAACCCCGAGCGATAAAGGACTGAAACCGCTCTCCGAAGCGGCGCGGCGGATGCTCGTCTCGCAGTACCCGCGCTTCCGGTCCTTCCTGCTGCGGAGGACGGGGAGTGAGTCCGTGGCCGAGGAGGTGCTGCAAGGCACCCTCGTCCGGGTCCTCGAACGGGGGGCGCCCGAATTGGAGGGCACGAGGCGGATGGCGTGGTTCTACCGGGTGCTTCGCAATGCCCTGGCCGACCACTTCCGCCACCAGCGAGTCAACGCGCGTGCCCTGGCGCGTGAGGCCCAGGAGGCCGCGGGAGAAGTGCTCCAGCCCGCCCTGAAGCCGTCCCCCTGCCAGTGTCTCCACCGCCAACTGGGGGCCTTGAAGCCCGAGTACGCAGAGGCCGTGCGGAAGGTGGACTTGGAGGAGCAGTCGCTGACGGAGGCCGCCCAGTCCGCGGGCATCACCGTCAACAACGCGGCCGTCCGGCTCCACCGCGCCCGGCAAGCCCTCAAGAAGCAACTGGAGAAGACCTGTGGCGCGTGCGCGGCCCAGGGGTGTCTGGAGTGTGACTGTGCCCGAACCGCCGCGGCCCTCGTCTACGAGCGCCGCGAGGGGCCTTGA
- a CDS encoding copper oxidase: MDRRSFLKWSGLATGAAMVEQAPGKPPPAQVVAPGGQVGVVTPNGATLPMKRSGKVKVGHLIAGEFEHEFAPGMRALAWGYNGRTPGPTIEVTEGDRVRFYVTNRLPEPTTVHWHGIILPNGMDGVAGLTQRPIPPGETYVYEFTLRHPGTFMYHPHFDEMTQMALGMMGMFIVHPKVPVGPRVDRDFVLMTHEWRLDVGARRPDPNEMTDFNVLTFNSKSFPATEPLLVGKGERVRIRLGNLSAMDHHPIHLHGLSFKLTATDGGYVPPSAQIPETTVLVPVGSTRVIEFVPDEPGDWAMHCHMTHHVMTQMGHDAPNMVGADTRKLDHRMSRVMPDFMTMGTLGMGGMGEMEMAMPPNSLPMRGGPGPFSYIDMGGMFTILKVRDDPDRADPQGWYAHPAGTVAGPASPQQMSADGIDVSDGNPER, translated from the coding sequence ATGGATCGCCGTTCATTTCTCAAATGGAGCGGCCTCGCCACGGGCGCCGCCATGGTGGAGCAGGCCCCGGGGAAGCCTCCGCCAGCCCAGGTGGTGGCCCCGGGGGGACAGGTGGGGGTCGTCACGCCCAACGGCGCGACCCTGCCCATGAAGCGGTCGGGCAAGGTCAAGGTGGGGCACCTGATCGCCGGGGAGTTCGAGCACGAGTTCGCCCCGGGCATGCGCGCGCTGGCCTGGGGCTACAACGGCCGGACGCCGGGGCCAACGATCGAGGTGACGGAAGGGGACCGGGTGCGCTTCTACGTCACCAACCGTCTGCCGGAGCCCACGACGGTGCACTGGCACGGCATCATCCTGCCCAATGGCATGGATGGCGTGGCCGGACTGACTCAGCGGCCCATTCCTCCGGGGGAGACCTACGTCTACGAGTTCACCCTGCGCCACCCGGGCACCTTCATGTACCACCCCCACTTCGACGAGATGACGCAGATGGCGCTCGGGATGATGGGGATGTTCATCGTGCATCCGAAGGTGCCGGTGGGCCCGCGCGTCGACCGGGACTTCGTCCTGATGACACACGAGTGGCGGCTGGACGTGGGGGCGCGGCGGCCCGATCCGAATGAGATGACGGACTTCAACGTCCTCACCTTCAACAGCAAGTCCTTCCCCGCCACCGAACCCCTCCTGGTCGGCAAGGGCGAGCGCGTGCGGATCCGCCTGGGCAACCTGAGCGCCATGGACCACCACCCGATTCACCTGCACGGGTTGTCCTTCAAGCTCACGGCCACGGATGGGGGCTACGTTCCGCCTTCCGCGCAGATCCCCGAGACCACCGTGCTCGTGCCGGTGGGCAGCACCCGGGTCATCGAGTTCGTCCCGGACGAGCCGGGCGACTGGGCCATGCACTGCCACATGACTCACCATGTCATGACGCAGATGGGGCACGACGCTCCCAACATGGTGGGCGCGGACACGCGGAAGCTGGACCACCGGATGAGCCGCGTGATGCCCGACTTCATGACCATGGGCACCCTGGGCATGGGCGGCATGGGCGAGATGGAGATGGCCATGCCGCCCAACAGCCTGCCCATGCGGGGAGGGCCCGGTCCCTTCTCGTACATCGACATGGGCGGCATGTTCACCATCCTCAAGGTGCGCGACGATCCGGACCGCGCGGACCCTCAGGGCTGGTACGCCCACCCAGCGGGCACCGTGGCGGGCCCGGCCAGCCCGCAGCAAATGAGCGCTGACGGTATCGATGTGTCCGATGGAAACCCCGAGCGATAA
- a CDS encoding TolC family protein, whose product MGADRRVAGLVLLLGVVSPGCVSPSMQSDLARVRELTHLPLPQQMAEARDVSTGFPKEVGQLLQQPLTADAAVRIAFLNNRELRASLRDLGVARGQLLQAGVLPNPQVELELRQQEDPSLPFEPQTEIRVEYGLSQAVLSVVRARAARNELEAARYRTAAFVVELGYTVRAAFYAFQAAQQRVAIATQALDAFAAARDASQALFEAGNVPELDVATQDAAYESARATVAQLELEVLERREPLQRLLGLHGEATAWTVTETLPRMAGEEPSFENLERRAVTASLELAETQRRLEGAAQRAGLTRVEGWLPEVSVGVIAERKSPVAPAHGEWEWGGVLHFTVPLFDRRQGTRSAYEAEFDALMERYQGMAIDVRSAAREARNRVQSTALRARQYQQVLLPARQRVMRQTLLQYNAMQLGIFQVLQVRREQLDAELTYVELLREYWTAHAALEALLAGRRTGASMGGPMGAGGPSSLAGGTEAGGH is encoded by the coding sequence ATGGGAGCTGACAGGCGTGTGGCCGGGCTGGTGCTGCTCCTGGGGGTGGTGTCGCCCGGCTGCGTCTCGCCCTCCATGCAGTCGGACCTCGCACGGGTCCGTGAACTCACGCATCTGCCGCTGCCCCAGCAAATGGCCGAGGCGAGGGATGTGTCCACGGGTTTCCCCAAGGAAGTGGGGCAGTTGCTTCAGCAGCCGCTGACCGCGGATGCGGCCGTGCGCATCGCGTTTCTCAACAACCGGGAGCTTCGCGCCTCGCTGAGGGATCTCGGGGTTGCGCGGGGCCAGCTGCTCCAGGCAGGCGTCCTTCCCAACCCCCAAGTCGAACTCGAGCTGCGCCAGCAGGAGGATCCCAGTTTGCCGTTCGAGCCCCAGACCGAGATCCGCGTCGAGTACGGCTTGTCCCAGGCCGTGCTCTCGGTGGTTCGCGCCCGGGCCGCTCGGAATGAGCTCGAAGCGGCCCGGTACCGGACGGCCGCCTTCGTCGTGGAATTGGGCTACACCGTGCGCGCGGCATTTTACGCCTTCCAGGCGGCGCAGCAGCGCGTGGCGATTGCCACCCAGGCGCTGGATGCCTTTGCCGCTGCCCGGGACGCCAGCCAGGCCCTCTTCGAGGCGGGCAATGTGCCTGAGCTCGATGTCGCGACCCAGGACGCCGCGTATGAGTCGGCCCGGGCCACGGTGGCACAACTCGAACTGGAGGTTCTTGAGCGCCGCGAGCCGCTCCAGCGGCTCCTGGGACTTCACGGGGAGGCCACGGCGTGGACGGTGACGGAGACGCTGCCGCGAATGGCCGGTGAGGAACCGTCTTTCGAGAACCTCGAGCGCAGGGCCGTCACGGCCAGCTTGGAGCTGGCGGAAACCCAGCGCCGCCTCGAAGGCGCGGCGCAGCGGGCCGGGCTGACGCGCGTGGAAGGGTGGCTGCCGGAGGTCTCCGTGGGGGTGATCGCCGAGCGGAAGAGCCCCGTGGCCCCCGCGCACGGGGAGTGGGAGTGGGGAGGCGTCCTCCACTTCACGGTCCCGCTCTTCGATCGGCGCCAGGGGACGCGCTCCGCGTACGAGGCGGAGTTCGATGCGCTGATGGAGCGTTACCAGGGGATGGCCATCGATGTCCGCTCCGCCGCGCGTGAGGCGCGCAACCGCGTGCAGTCCACGGCCCTGAGAGCCCGTCAGTACCAGCAGGTGCTCTTGCCGGCCCGGCAGCGGGTCATGCGGCAGACCTTGCTTCAGTACAACGCCATGCAGCTCGGCATCTTCCAGGTGTTGCAGGTCCGCCGGGAGCAGCTCGACGCGGAGCTGACCTATGTGGAATTGCTCCGGGAGTACTGGACGGCGCACGCCGCGCTGGAGGCCTTGCTCGCGGGAAGGCGCACGGGGGCGTCGATGGGGGGGCCCATGGGGGCGGGAGGCCCCTCTTCACTGGCAGGTGGGACCGAGGCGGGAGGTCATTAA
- a CDS encoding heavy metal translocating P-type ATPase has translation MSRAMDAQSFELLIHGMTCASCARRVEKALGGVAGVREATVNLATQRASGVYDPRQTLPAALAEAVVHAGYTVPSLAPNRQPEEEDEQRTLTRNLIVSAALTVPLLAVAMSHGTLPGTDGPWGRWLQFALATPVVLGPGRRFFRLAWSALQHRTADMNTLVALGAGSAWGYSTAALVAPGLFPHAGHGSTPHLYFEAAAAILCFVLLGKLLETRARRRLMEAVRGLVALQPKRARRLRGEAEEDIPIDQLVPGDTVLVRPGERIPTDGAVVRGISAVDESLLTGESLPVDKAAGAPVFGGTLNQSGSLTLRVLKTGKGTALARIIEAVEQAQGSRAPMARLADRVSGLFVPAVLGIATLTFLVWLGLDGSGEGFATAVERFVAVLVIACPCALGLATPAAVAVGTGRGAELGILIKGGAALEAASHVDTVLLDKTGTVTEGKPSLTELIDLSHLGASCLLSWAASAERESEHPIARAIVAGARERGVPLLPTEDFRSETGAGVEARVQGHTVRVGTPAWLGRAGIDAHPLEEDAQRLAAQGHTPVWVAVDGALAGLMAVADRPTEAARSAVHALASMGIETLLVTGDRSGTAHAVAQALGIRTVFSEMKPEDKARLVREQRARGRTVAMVGDGINDAPALTGAHVGIALGTGADIAVAASDFTLLGQGIGALPTALQLARATLKTLRQNLFWAFIYNVMGIPLAAGLLYPWTGWLLSPIVASVAMSMSSVSVLTNSLRLRRFHPAVPAPVHPEETTP, from the coding sequence ATGTCCCGGGCGATGGACGCCCAGTCATTCGAACTTTTGATCCACGGCATGACCTGCGCCTCGTGTGCCCGGCGCGTCGAAAAGGCCCTCGGCGGTGTCGCGGGGGTGCGCGAGGCCACGGTCAACCTCGCGACCCAGCGGGCCTCCGGAGTCTATGACCCCCGCCAGACCCTCCCGGCCGCGCTCGCCGAGGCTGTCGTTCACGCGGGCTACACCGTCCCCTCCCTTGCGCCCAACAGACAGCCGGAGGAGGAGGACGAGCAACGCACCCTCACGCGGAACCTGATCGTGTCCGCGGCGCTCACGGTCCCCCTGCTGGCGGTGGCCATGTCGCATGGCACCCTTCCGGGGACAGATGGCCCCTGGGGCCGGTGGCTCCAGTTCGCCCTGGCCACTCCCGTCGTCCTCGGACCGGGCCGGCGCTTCTTCCGCCTCGCCTGGAGCGCCCTCCAGCACCGGACCGCCGACATGAATACGCTCGTGGCGCTCGGGGCAGGCTCCGCATGGGGCTACTCGACGGCCGCCCTCGTGGCGCCTGGGCTTTTTCCCCATGCCGGACACGGGAGCACGCCCCACCTCTACTTCGAGGCAGCCGCCGCCATCCTCTGCTTCGTGCTGCTCGGCAAGCTTCTCGAAACCCGGGCCCGAAGGCGGCTCATGGAGGCCGTGCGCGGGCTGGTGGCCCTTCAGCCCAAACGGGCCAGACGCCTCCGGGGGGAAGCAGAGGAAGACATCCCCATCGACCAGCTCGTTCCGGGTGACACCGTGCTCGTCCGCCCGGGAGAGCGCATTCCCACGGATGGCGCCGTGGTGCGGGGAATCTCGGCCGTGGACGAGTCCCTGCTCACCGGCGAGAGCCTGCCCGTCGACAAGGCGGCGGGCGCTCCTGTCTTTGGAGGCACCCTGAATCAGAGCGGGTCGCTGACCTTGCGTGTCCTCAAGACGGGAAAGGGCACCGCGCTGGCCCGCATCATCGAGGCCGTCGAACAAGCGCAGGGCTCACGGGCCCCCATGGCCCGGCTCGCGGACCGGGTGAGTGGCCTCTTCGTTCCCGCCGTGCTCGGCATCGCCACGCTCACCTTCCTGGTCTGGCTGGGGCTGGACGGGAGCGGCGAGGGGTTCGCGACGGCGGTGGAGCGGTTCGTGGCGGTCCTCGTCATCGCCTGTCCCTGTGCGCTGGGGCTGGCCACCCCCGCCGCCGTGGCCGTGGGAACGGGGCGCGGCGCGGAGCTCGGCATCCTCATCAAGGGCGGGGCCGCGCTCGAAGCGGCCAGCCACGTCGATACCGTCCTGCTGGACAAGACTGGCACCGTCACCGAGGGCAAGCCCTCGCTCACGGAGCTCATCGACCTCTCGCACCTGGGAGCCTCTTGCCTCCTCTCCTGGGCGGCGAGCGCGGAACGCGAGAGCGAGCACCCCATCGCCCGGGCCATCGTCGCGGGGGCCCGCGAGCGCGGTGTGCCGCTCCTGCCCACCGAGGACTTCCGCTCGGAGACAGGCGCCGGCGTCGAAGCGCGGGTGCAGGGCCACACGGTGCGTGTGGGGACGCCGGCCTGGCTGGGCCGTGCCGGCATCGACGCCCACCCCCTCGAGGAGGACGCCCAGCGGCTGGCGGCGCAAGGACACACCCCTGTCTGGGTCGCCGTGGATGGGGCGCTCGCGGGCCTCATGGCGGTCGCGGACCGCCCCACGGAGGCGGCCCGCTCGGCGGTGCACGCCCTGGCCTCGATGGGCATCGAGACCCTCCTGGTCACGGGGGATCGCTCCGGCACGGCGCACGCGGTCGCGCAGGCGCTGGGCATCCGCACCGTGTTTTCCGAGATGAAGCCCGAGGACAAGGCCCGCCTCGTCCGGGAGCAGCGCGCCCGGGGCCGGACGGTGGCCATGGTGGGAGATGGCATCAATGACGCGCCCGCGCTCACGGGGGCCCATGTCGGCATCGCCCTCGGAACGGGCGCGGACATCGCCGTGGCCGCATCCGACTTCACCCTCCTGGGACAGGGCATCGGCGCCCTGCCCACGGCGCTCCAACTGGCACGGGCCACCTTGAAGACCCTCCGCCAGAACCTCTTCTGGGCATTCATCTACAATGTGATGGGGATTCCGCTGGCCGCCGGGCTTCTCTATCCTTGGACCGGATGGCTTCTGTCGCCCATCGTCGCGAGCGTGGCCATGTCGATGTCGAGCGTGTCCGTCCTCACCAACTCCCTGCGCCTGAGGCGCTTTCACCCCGCCGTTCCAGCGCCCGTTCACCCCGAGGAAACAACCCCATGA